A region of Hydrogenimonas cancrithermarum DNA encodes the following proteins:
- the asnB gene encoding asparagine synthase (glutamine-hydrolyzing): MCAIFGIVGPYDEKAARRAFSTFAHRGPDGSGIVAEPGLFLAHHRLAVIDPLPEADQPMRVGGTTVLFNGEIYNYRELREKLGSRFGTRSDTEVLGRAFLAWGEKMPERLRGMYAAAFWRDGVLHLFRDPFGKKPLYYAKIGETFLFASEIKAIRSMFPQIRWSRDRIPSYLSYQSFISPYTFFPQISQLEPGGYLRYEKGEIDVTVEEVLPVDPGSGSIGFDRLEALIDESVRYRLVSDAPLGALLSGGIDSSLVAAMAQRRLAKPLPTFTVGYKGYEKYDERRYAEMVAKRIGSDHHAYEMGMEDFLSCADALAAHLDEPLGDPAAVPLWFLSRKIQKAGVKVVLSGDGADELFFGYRPYYEMADIERARDLKFKNWLRNYFRAHYSPNREWEWYKRIFDDSVLFRSSAELFTDLQQNRLLKQNVKDDRSLTWIAHYIERFGDAVGSQWYSYIDIKVQLGEVFLKKLDRVSMAHGIEARSPFMDRMLVKALFSCDPAWRMGERPKWLLKEVAKRYLPNEIVERRKKGFSYPFIEWLHASGELAVIDRVNAMMKLFDDSSLRFMVEKSKKGRFKHHLYAVWFLCKWLEKRL; the protein is encoded by the coding sequence ATGTGCGCGATCTTCGGCATCGTCGGCCCCTACGACGAAAAGGCGGCCCGCAGGGCTTTTTCGACATTCGCCCATCGGGGGCCCGACGGCAGCGGCATCGTCGCCGAACCGGGCCTCTTTCTGGCCCACCACCGTCTCGCCGTCATCGACCCGCTTCCCGAGGCCGACCAGCCGATGCGCGTCGGCGGCACGACGGTGCTTTTCAACGGCGAGATCTACAACTACCGCGAGCTTCGCGAGAAGCTGGGTAGCCGTTTCGGTACCCGAAGCGACACGGAAGTGCTGGGGCGCGCCTTTTTGGCGTGGGGCGAAAAGATGCCGGAGCGTCTGCGCGGGATGTACGCCGCCGCTTTCTGGCGCGACGGGGTCCTCCACCTCTTTCGCGACCCCTTCGGCAAAAAGCCTCTCTACTACGCCAAAATCGGAGAGACTTTCCTCTTCGCTTCCGAAATAAAGGCGATCCGTTCCATGTTTCCCCAAATCCGATGGTCCCGCGACCGGATCCCTTCTTACCTTTCCTATCAATCGTTCATTTCGCCATATACCTTCTTTCCACAGATTTCCCAACTCGAACCCGGCGGGTATCTGCGATACGAGAAGGGAGAGATCGATGTAACCGTCGAGGAGGTGCTGCCCGTAGATCCCGGCAGTGGCAGTATCGGATTCGACCGGCTCGAAGCGCTGATCGATGAATCCGTCCGCTACCGCCTGGTGAGCGACGCTCCACTGGGCGCGCTGCTCAGCGGCGGGATCGACAGTTCGCTCGTAGCGGCGATGGCGCAGCGCAGACTGGCCAAACCGCTGCCTACCTTTACCGTCGGTTACAAAGGGTATGAAAAGTATGACGAGCGCAGGTATGCCGAGATGGTGGCGAAGCGTATCGGCAGCGACCATCACGCTTACGAAATGGGAATGGAAGATTTCCTCTCCTGCGCGGACGCGCTGGCGGCGCATCTGGACGAACCGCTCGGCGACCCGGCGGCGGTGCCGCTCTGGTTTCTGAGCCGAAAGATCCAAAAAGCGGGTGTCAAAGTCGTTCTCAGCGGCGACGGGGCGGACGAGCTCTTCTTCGGCTACCGCCCCTATTACGAGATGGCCGACATCGAGAGGGCCCGTGACTTGAAGTTCAAAAACTGGCTGCGCAACTACTTCCGCGCCCACTACAGCCCCAACCGGGAGTGGGAGTGGTACAAACGTATCTTCGACGATTCCGTGCTCTTTCGCTCTTCGGCCGAACTCTTCACCGATCTGCAGCAAAACCGCCTTTTGAAACAGAATGTCAAAGACGATCGGTCGTTGACATGGATCGCGCACTACATCGAACGCTTCGGCGATGCGGTAGGCTCGCAATGGTACAGCTACATCGACATCAAGGTGCAGCTTGGAGAGGTTTTCTTGAAAAAACTCGACCGTGTCAGCATGGCCCACGGCATCGAGGCCCGCAGCCCCTTCATGGACCGGATGCTGGTAAAGGCGCTCTTTTCATGCGATCCTGCGTGGCGCATGGGAGAGCGGCCAAAATGGCTGCTCAAAGAGGTAGCGAAGCGCTACCTGCCCAACGAGATCGTCGAGAGGAGAAAGAAGGGGTTCTCCTACCCCTTTATCGAGTGGCTTCACGCAAGCGGCGAGCTTGCCGTCATCGACCGCGTGAACGCGATGATGAAACTCTTCGACGATTCGAGCCTGCGCTTCATGGTCGAAAAGTCGAAAAAGGGGCGCTTCAAACACCACCTCTACGCCGTCTGGTTCCTCTGCAAGTGGCTCGAAAAGCGCCTTTAG
- a CDS encoding Fic/DOC family protein: MSKYRLSDSPIYYPGTDVPVNKLGIEDSETIHALESELLYEAYETFISELDETTQFDENYFKSLHYRTFSPLYEWAGEYRTFDMAKGDSLFCRGLYVASESQRIFSELKMKKYLTNCQSFTRDDFARELAYFKCELIALHPFYELNGRITRLFFDLIATYNGYHLIDYSFFTPREYIEASIRCVRYADEEAMRQIVSTGLKKRSD; this comes from the coding sequence ATGTCAAAGTATCGGCTAAGCGATAGCCCCATCTACTACCCGGGTACCGATGTTCCCGTCAATAAACTGGGCATTGAGGATTCCGAAACCATCCATGCGTTGGAAAGCGAACTTCTTTACGAAGCTTACGAGACATTTATCTCCGAACTCGATGAAACCACGCAATTCGACGAAAATTATTTCAAATCACTACATTACAGAACGTTTTCCCCTCTCTACGAGTGGGCCGGGGAGTATCGTACATTCGACATGGCAAAGGGTGATTCGTTGTTTTGTCGGGGTCTTTACGTTGCAAGCGAATCGCAACGTATTTTTTCGGAATTGAAAATGAAAAAATATCTCACAAACTGCCAATCTTTTACACGAGACGATTTCGCCCGAGAATTGGCGTACTTCAAATGCGAACTGATCGCCCTGCACCCTTTTTATGAACTCAATGGCCGTATTACAAGACTTTTTTTCGACCTCATCGCCACGTACAACGGATACCACCTCATCGATTACAGTTTTTTTACACCCCGGGAGTATATCGAAGCATCGATCCGTTGCGTTCGTTACGCGGATGAGGAGGCGATGCGACAAATCGTCTCGACGGGATTGAAAAAGCGTTCGGATTAG
- a CDS encoding class I SAM-dependent methyltransferase: MARIDQSLFYIRSIERHGFNARGVAWSDEMRQRRRFTMLLKQIKDIRNRTVVDAGCGFGDLYLHMREKSLLPKRYIGIDMLDVMVEEARKRTGRNILRRNMLKDPLPEADWYLASGSFNLLTRFETLLAIKRCLDAANRGIVFNLLEGKERDGTFNHWLPREIEKACRPFGRVTLYEGYLEGDFTVRIDSW, from the coding sequence ATGGCACGTATCGACCAGTCTCTCTTCTATATCCGTTCCATCGAAAGACACGGCTTCAATGCCAGAGGCGTCGCATGGAGCGACGAAATGCGCCAAAGAAGGCGTTTTACGATGCTGCTCAAGCAGATAAAAGATATCCGAAACAGAACCGTCGTCGATGCCGGCTGCGGTTTCGGCGACCTCTATCTCCATATGCGGGAAAAGAGTCTTTTGCCGAAGCGCTACATCGGTATCGATATGCTCGACGTGATGGTCGAAGAGGCCAGGAAGCGCACGGGGCGAAACATTCTGCGTCGGAACATGCTCAAAGACCCGCTTCCCGAAGCCGACTGGTATCTCGCCAGCGGCAGCTTCAACCTGCTGACCCGTTTCGAGACGCTGCTGGCGATCAAACGCTGCCTCGATGCCGCCAACCGGGGCATCGTCTTCAACCTGCTCGAAGGCAAAGAGCGCGATGGTACCTTCAACCACTGGCTCCCCCGCGAAATCGAAAAGGCGTGCCGCCCTTTCGGGAGGGTGACGCTCTACGAGGGTTACCTGGAGGGGGATTTTACAGTTCGCATCGATTCATGGTAA
- the fliD gene encoding flagellar filament capping protein FliD — protein sequence MADFGALSSLGLGSGGALSYDIIDKLRKVDEDAQIKPLDGQIETVKSKETELAKIITMTASLKSSLFDLSDPVLFAKRTVHVTGDNIEVEVEDGTKAQEIDITVKELARADIKQTKGFASDSAVVTTVDTDMTITIDGQATTFTVAANTTLKDLKELINEKMGGSVEATLLNTGGTDPYRLILKTAETGADQAMSFSFDDGDPNTADDDFLNLTAPEANVQDARDALFTFNGVDIVRSSNTVDDLVVGLTLELKSEGTSANHLSITQDNEGIADRVQFFVDQYNELIGTLDTDTKYDAENKTAGIFQGDSTITSLKLSITRIALGVAPNGKGLADFGIDVTRDGIMSLDKEKLVSSLEKETESVQETFAGSDERSGIFLNLKNYLDDAAVGRDSLLSNLDTQFKERQKSLEERRDRALASIEAKYEVMAKRFAAYDALIGKLNSSFQSLQSMIDAQLAAAKK from the coding sequence ATGGCAGATTTCGGAGCGCTCAGTTCCCTCGGGTTGGGAAGCGGCGGCGCACTCAGCTACGATATTATAGACAAACTGCGCAAAGTCGACGAAGACGCCCAGATCAAACCCCTCGACGGGCAGATCGAAACGGTCAAAAGCAAAGAGACGGAACTCGCTAAAATCATCACGATGACCGCATCGCTGAAAAGCTCTCTCTTCGACCTCTCCGACCCCGTACTCTTCGCCAAACGTACCGTCCACGTCACGGGAGACAACATCGAGGTGGAAGTGGAGGACGGCACCAAAGCCCAGGAGATCGACATCACCGTCAAAGAGCTCGCCAGAGCCGACATCAAGCAGACCAAAGGTTTCGCCTCCGACAGCGCGGTGGTCACCACTGTCGACACCGACATGACCATCACCATCGACGGCCAGGCAACCACTTTCACCGTGGCCGCGAACACGACCCTCAAAGACCTCAAAGAGCTGATCAACGAAAAGATGGGCGGCAGCGTGGAAGCCACGCTGCTCAACACGGGCGGTACCGACCCCTACCGCCTTATCCTCAAAACCGCCGAAACCGGTGCCGACCAGGCGATGAGCTTCTCCTTCGACGACGGCGACCCCAACACGGCCGACGACGATTTTTTGAACCTCACGGCTCCCGAAGCCAACGTCCAGGACGCACGCGACGCCCTGTTCACTTTCAACGGCGTCGACATCGTCCGCTCTTCCAACACCGTCGACGACCTGGTCGTCGGCCTGACCCTCGAGCTAAAAAGCGAAGGCACGAGTGCCAACCATCTTTCCATCACACAGGACAACGAAGGCATCGCGGACCGAGTACAATTTTTCGTCGACCAGTACAACGAACTCATCGGCACGCTGGATACCGACACGAAATACGACGCCGAAAACAAAACGGCCGGCATCTTCCAGGGCGACAGCACCATCACTTCGCTCAAACTCTCCATCACCCGTATCGCACTGGGCGTGGCACCCAATGGCAAAGGATTGGCCGATTTCGGCATCGACGTCACTCGAGACGGGATCATGAGTCTCGACAAGGAAAAGTTGGTCTCTTCGCTTGAAAAAGAGACCGAGAGCGTTCAGGAGACTTTCGCGGGGAGCGACGAGCGCTCCGGTATCTTCCTGAACCTCAAAAACTACCTCGACGATGCGGCAGTGGGCCGCGATTCACTACTCTCCAACCTCGATACCCAATTCAAAGAGCGCCAAAAGAGTCTGGAGGAGCGCCGCGACCGGGCCCTCGCCTCCATCGAGGCCAAATATGAGGTGATGGCGAAGCGTTTCGCCGCCTACGACGCGCTGATCGGGAAGCTCAACTCCTCTTTCCAGTCCCTGCAGTCGATGATCGACGCCCAGCTCGCCGCCGCCAAAAAATAG